The genomic stretch TCAATCTGGTTTAGCGTATCCTGGGCGATTCTTTTTAGGCTTTTTACCATAGCCTCTCTTTGCTCCGCCAGACCTTCGTAAGATCTCACCAAGCCCTGCATACTTTCTCTCAGTTCCACTATCGTTTCCTTTGCCCTGGTTTCAGCAGCTCCGATGATAGCAGCAGCTTGCTCTTCAGCCTGCCTTCTGGAATCTGACACCAACTGATCAATATGCTTGGTGGCATTTGCGGCAGTCTCATTAGCATCTGAAATGATCAGATCTGCAGCTTCGTTCGCTTCCACTATAATTGCAGCTCCGGTATCTTCCGCCGTTTTTAGCGTACGAAAAAGAGATTCTTCTACATCCTTCAGTCGTTTTGCTTCCACCTCAGTATTTTGCAGCTTTGTTTTCAGCTCCATGTTTTCCTTATGAAGTGCATCTACCACTTCACTTATTTCATCCAAAAAGACGGTTACATCTTTTTTCTCATATCCTCTGAATCCAATTTCAAAGGTTTTCTGCCGAATGGCTGCTGGTGTGATCTTCATGGGTTAGTTCGCTTCAATTTTCCAAATAGAAATAGTACGGTCATCAGACACAGAGATTACATTGCCTTGATAGGTGCTCCAAAGTACCTTATTGATGGAAGTACCATGGCCTGCATTCCGAGCTTTATCGATGACCTTGAGGAGTTGTCTCTTGGATGTGTCCCATACCTTAATGGATTTATCCATAGAGCAGGTGACCAAGAGATTGCCATCCTCTTTGAAATATAAATAATTAATGGCATACATATGTGCCACAATGTTTTCTTGTAGAGTGTAGGTGTCAGTTGCCCAGAATTTCAGCTGAGCATCCCTCCCTGCGCTAGCCAATACAGTCTCGTCTGGTGAATAAGAAAGCGCAAATACGGAATTGGTGTGGCCCGTCAAATTAGCAATGGGACGAAAGCCATCTAATAAATCAAGAACCTTGATGGTATGATCACTCATCCCGATCGCCAGATGCCTTTTATCTTTCGCCAGGGACATTACCCGGATACTTTTATCACTTAGTTTGATATGCTTTTTAATGTTCCTGGAGGCGATATCCACTACGATCAACACACCATCTCCTGTACCGACATATGCCTCATCTCCAAAAACTTTAATATCAAAGATTGCCTGATCTGTCATTTTCAATGACCAAATCTCCTTGCTTTCATTAAGATCTATGACATGGATACCTTCGAAGTTATGACCGATGAAAAGCAGGTTTCTAAGTGAATCTACAGCCAGTGCATAGACAGAATGTGGAAGTCTGGCGATGAGTTTGCCATCTTTAGGCTTATCCAGATCCCATTCTACCACCATCCCATCCCCAGAGCCAGTATAAAAAAACCTGGGGTCGCAGCCTTCTGTCAACGCATAGATACAGTCATTGTGCCCTGTTAGTGTTTGTAATTTATTAACTTCTATTTTTGACATATATTGGATGGAGACTTTGAGTGCCCTTCTGGCCTATGCAGACAAAAATAGAAAAAATAGATACTTCCTCGGCTTTGGCTATAAAGATTATCGAAACTCAGGATGAAAGTGGGTTGGATTTCCTCAGCTTTAGGGAAAAACTCGCCTATGCTAATATTTCCCATCCTGAGAAAAAAAGGGAGTGGGCGACAGCCCGTATGGCAATCCGGGATGCTCTGGATGTGCTTCATGTTCCCTATCCTGGTTTTTTCAAAGATGAACACGGTAAATCCCAGGCTATGAATGGACATGGCTATATTTCCCTCTCGCATACCATGGGATTTGCCGGAGCGATCTATCACCGGGATATCCCGGTGGGGATAGACATGGACTTGATCCGGGAGAAAATTCTGAAAATCGGATTTCGCTTTTTGGATAAATCTGAACTGGATTTTCTGGAAAAAGACCCTCTGCACTACACTATGGCCTGGTCGGCCAAAGAATCCATATTCAAATGCCAGGGAAAGCGTGGAGTTTCATTCAGGGAAAACATCCTGCTAGAACCATTTGATATTAAAACAGGAATAATTAAAGGTAGAGTCCGAGGGACGGATTATACAGATCATCATTACACAGTACAAGTTCGGGTGATTTCGGACGTTGTACTCACATACACCATTTGGTAAATGAAAAAAATCAGCCTAGTACTTCTCCTGCTATTCTCTGCAAGTTATTCCCTTATGGCTCAAGGCCTACAGGCTATTAACCTCACAGATGCGGTCACCGGCAAAACCATCAATATCCAAAGCGAAGTAAAAGGCAAAGGGTTAATACTGGTATTCCATAGTTTAGAATGCCCATTTGCAAAAATGTACGAATCCCGGCTGGTGGCTTTGCGAAGCAAATATCAGAGCCAGGGATTCAATTTTATCCTGGTAACCCCCGAAGTCAGCGCGGATGAGGAAACTAAAAAGATACTGAGGAACTATATTGACAACTCCAACATCAACACTCCTTACCTGATCGATGAAAATCAAGTCTTGACAAAATTTTATAAAATCACCAAAATCCCTGAAGTGATCCTGCTATCTCCTGAAGGAACCATAACCTACAGAGGCGCCATAGACAATAATCCGCAAGCAGAAAGCGCAGTATCTGCCCACTACCTGGACAGAGCCATTGATTCCATCCTGAAAGGGGAAGAACCAAGCCCAGCGCAAGCTAGAGCAGTGGGATGTAATGTACGTACCTACTGAGCGTTGAGCAATTCAATCAATTCTTTTATCTCCTTTACCTTATCTGTTTCACCTAGTTTTTCAAAAGCATTTTCCAGATTCCGGAACATCCGTAACATAATCTGCAAATGGGCACAGGGTTCAAAATATTCTTCCCTGGGCTCAATTTTCAACTGTTCAAGGTAATTGAAAATGTCTGTCCGGCTAAAAATCAGTCCTTTGTTGAAAGCATTGATATAAAACGTGACATCAGCAGACTTGTATGTCAGTACGAATAAATTTGGGAGGTTCACCCCATATATGGGCAATCCCAGCTTTTTTGCCACTAGAAGGTAAATAGAACATAAAGTCAGCGGATTTCCACGCTTGGAGTCCAGCACGGAGGACAGCATGCTATTGGCAGGAGAATGGAAATTCTTTGTGTTTGCAGAAAAACGAAGGGTCTGAAACAGCACATTGTTTATAGCCCTCACCTGCTCATAAGGGCTGAGGTCATTTTTAAAGGCTGTCCATACTTCAAAGTAGATCTGATGCATTTCCGCATTCAATTTGGCGTACTCCAAATCTGGATACTGGTAAGTATTGATGATCCAGAGGCCTGTGAGCAAATCTCTGTCATCGGTATCTCTCCAGTCTATCAGTCGTTCTTTGAGTAGTGAAAACTGAAGATCATGCACCAGTTCCTCTATTTCTTTCTGAATATCCGGATTGAAACTGTTCTCCCATTTTTTTTCCAGAAAAGGAATAATTTCATTTCCCAACGAGGTGATTCTGTCCCGTACATGCATTCTCACCTCCCGGTCAGAATCATCCAAAAGGGAAACCAAAGCATCTAATTCTCCAGGAGTCAATTCACTCATAGTCAAACGGCTATAGATATTGTACAAAAACTGTTAAATAAGATACAAAATATACGCCTAAGTCTGAATCACACCTACATTAAATCTTTCTGTAATAGGAGCATGATTTGCAGCTTCTATCCCCATGCTGACCACTTTTCTGGTCTCCCGCGGATCGATCACTCCATCCACCCATAGCCTGGAAGCAGCATAATACGGGCTCAACTCCTCATTGTATTTGGAGGTGATTTCACCAAGCAACTTCTGTTCATCCTCTGGAGAAATCACCTTCCCTTGTTTTTTCAACCCAGAGACTTTGATCTGAAGCAATGTATTTGCTGCAGCTGCACCTGACATCACTGCCATCTGCGCAGTTGGCCAAGAATAGATCAAGCGGGGATCATAAGCTTTGCCACACATGGCATAGTTCCCTGCTCCGTAGCTATTACCCAGAATAAAAGTAAATTTTGGCACCACCGAGTTAGCCATGGCGTTGACCATTTTGGCTCCATCTTTAATGATGCCACCATGCTCTGCCTTGCTTCCCACCATAAAACCGCTTACATCCTGAAGAAAAACCAATGGGATTTTGCGCTGATTGCAGTTCATGATAAAACGTGCAGCTTTGTCTGCTGAGTCAGAATAAATCACTCCTCCCATCTGCATTTCTCCTTTGGCTGTTTTGACTATTTTACGCTGATTTGCCACTATTCCCACTGCCCAGCCATCTATTCTGGCAGTACCGCAGATCAGTGTTTTCCCATAGTCGGATTTGTATTCATCAAAATCACCTGCATCTACGAGTCCCTTCACGATCTGCAGCATATCATAGGGTTTCACTCGATCTGTTGGAAATGAAGCAATAAGCTCTCCTCCCTCCAGTCCCGGCTTCCGTGATTCGGAACGGTCAAAACCTGCTTTGGTATTATGTCCTAGTTTATCAAAGATCTTACGGATGGCATCTAAGCAATCCTGATCCGTTTCATATTTGTTATCCGTCACTCCTGAAATCTCACAATGCGTGGTAGCCCCACCCAACGTTTCATTATCTATTGACTCACCGATAGCGGACTTTACCAAGTATGAACCGGCTAGAAAAATAGAGCCTGTTTTATCTACAATCATGGCTTCATCAGACATAATCGGAAGGTATGCCCCTCCAGCTACACAGCTTCCCATAATAGCAGCTACCTGAACTATACCCATTGCAGACATTTTCGCATTGTTGCGGAATTGTCTTCCAAAGTGCTCCTTATCCGGAAAAATCTCATTCTGCATAGGAAGAAATACCCCGGCACTATCCACTAGGTAAATCACAGGGAGACGATTTTCCATGGCTATCTCCTGGGCACGGAGGTTTTTCTTGGCAGTCATCGGAAACCATGCCCCAGCCTTCACGGTAGCATCATTTGCTACGATCATGCACATCCTTCCACTCACATAACCTATGCCTGTCACCACTCCACCTGAAGGGCAGCCTCCCTCCTCCTCATACATGCCATCTGCCACAAAAGCTCCTATCTCAAGAAATTCAGTTTCTTTATCACGTAAGTAGTCAATTCTCTCCCGGGCTGTTAGCTTTCCTTTTTCGTGCTCTTTTTCTATTCTTTTTCTACCTCCACCTAGCTTCACCTGCTCGTTTTTGTCCTGAAGGGCTTGAAGCAAGTCTTGCATATCAGAGGATAGCTTGTGCTTTGTTACTGTCATTAGTCAAATTTGGGTTTAGTTTTTTACAAACATGCACTGTGTACGTGTAGTTTAATTTTCAAGTTAAAAAACATTCAGGAAATAGAACTTTGTAGAAGAAAATATGATGACAAGAATTACAAATACCTCTAAGTTTCGGCAATCTCTAGAAGCTTTGTAATTGATTAACAGATCAAGCCACTTTGTAGGAAAAGGCAGATTATACTTTTCCCTCTCAATAATTATTTGTAGTTTACGGCAACTTTAGGGGTGTCCATACGGAATATTGTACGGACTGAGATTATACCCTTTGAACCTGATGCAGTTAGTACTGCCGAAGGAAAAAGCTAAGTGATACCCGCTCAGTGTCTCCCCTGAAGTATATAATTTTTGCAGGATGGAGATAACATACAACGATCAAATTCAGGAAGTAAAGGATGAAACCTCGGTTTTAGACTTTGTCTTTTCCCAAATCGGAGAAAAGCAAAATGGCATTGCTGTAGCAATCAACGACGCTATTGTGCCCAAATCCGAGTGGGCCAGAACCAACTTAAAAGCAAACGATAATTTATTAATCATCAAAGCAACCCAAGGAGGATAAGTTATGAGCAGAAAAGATAAATCACCCGAACAAGGTAAAATTTCCACCGGGCCAATCAGCGGTTCGAAAAAAGTATATGTACCAGGAAAAATCCATGACATCAAGGTGGCGATGCGCGAGATTTCAGTTTCACCAACCAAGCTATTCAGCGGAGGTACGATGAACAACCCACCGGTCACAGTCTATGACCCAAGCGGCCCCTACACAGATGAAAATGCTGAGATCGACATTAAAAAAGGATTACCGAGAATCAGGGAACAATGGATTCTAGACCGGAACGATGTAGAGCGTCTGGAGTCATCCACTTCGGACTATGGCCAGGAAAGACTGAACGATAGCTCTTTAGATCATTTGCGTTTTGAACATATAGCAAAACCATTGCGTGCGAAAAATGGAGCAAACGTATCACAACTCCATTATGCAAAGAAGGGAATCATCACTCCAGAAATGGAATACATCGCAATCCGTGAAAATCAGAGGATTGAAGATTTGAAAACACAGTGGAATGGCCAATATGACACGATGTGTGCCCAGCATATCGGCGAAAGTTTTGATGCCAACACACCTAAAAATCTGATCACGCCAGAATTTGTACGTGATGAAATAGCCGCCGGAAGAGCGATTATCCCAAACAATATCAACCACCCTGAAAGTGAGCCGATGATTATCGGGCGTAATTTCCTGGTAAAAGTCAATGCGAATATCGGAAACAGTGCTGTGACTTCTTCCATTGAAGAGGAAGTAGAAAAAGCGGTGTGGGCCTGCCGATGGGGTGCAGACACCATCATGGATCTGTCCACCGGTGACAATATACACGAGACAAGAGAATGGATTATCCGCAATTCCCCCGTCCCTATCGGAACTGTACCGATTTATCAGGCATTGGAAAAAGTCAACGGAAAAGCAGAAGATCTGACATGGGAAATATTCAGGGACACCTTGATCGAGCAAGCTGAGCAAGGCGTATCCTATTTCACTATTCATGCAGGTGTTCTTTTGCGCTACGTTCCACTGACCGCTAAAAGGATGACAGGAATTGTTTCCCGAGGCGGGTCTATTATGGCAAAATGGTGCCTCTCCCATCACAAAGAAAATTTCCTGTACACCCACTTCGAAGACATCTGTGAGATCATGAAAGCATACGATGTGGCTTTCTCTCTTGGGGATGGACTGCGTCCTGGGTCGATTGCCGATGCCAATGATGCAGCACAGTTTGCCGAGTTGGAGACGCTGGGAGAACTGACCAAGATTGCCTGGAAGCACGATGTGCAAGTAATGGTAGAAGGCCCTGGACATGTACCTATGCATATGATCAAAGCAAACATGGACAAGCAATTAAAAGAATGCCACGAGGCTCCTTTCTACACGCTTGGCCCTTTGACAACTGATATTGCACCTGGCTATGACCACATTACATCTGCTATCGGTGCTGCCATGATTGGATGGTTTGGTACCGCGATGCTCTGTTACGTCACGCCAAAAGAACACCTAGGCTTACCGAATAGAGAAGACGTGAAAACCGGGGTAATTACTTACAAACTCGCCGCCCACGCTGCTGATCTGGCCAAAGGGCATCCCGGAGCACAGTATCGTGACAATGCGTTAAGTAAGGCCCGATTCGAATTCAGATGGGAAGATCAGTTCAACTTATCCTTGGATCCGGATACTGCCCGTGAATTTCACGACGAAACACTTCCTGCTGAGGGGGCAAAAGTCGCCCACTTCTGCTCCATGTGCGGCCCAAAATTCTGTTCTATGAAAATCAGTCAGGAGATCCGAAATGACGCGGAAGCTGGGATGTTTGAGAAG from Algoriphagus sp. NG3 encodes the following:
- a CDS encoding DivIVA domain-containing protein, which encodes MKITPAAIRQKTFEIGFRGYEKKDVTVFLDEISEVVDALHKENMELKTKLQNTEVEAKRLKDVEESLFRTLKTAEDTGAAIIVEANEAADLIISDANETAANATKHIDQLVSDSRRQAEEQAAAIIGAAETRAKETIVELRESMQGLVRSYEGLAEQREAMVKSLKRIAQDTLNQIDLSEAHYTRIDAKAHARAIDELSRSQTFTFANLGNLGYEFEDQALEEETEEVNDTVSGAVEDHEVIEEQSSAPDLELEEYEEEREELEREDTQMQLEDEVLEEDIDELEEEKEKPGSAANRPPAASPQYPANPKNESGSFFDQLD
- a CDS encoding WD40 repeat domain-containing protein, whose protein sequence is MSKIEVNKLQTLTGHNDCIYALTEGCDPRFFYTGSGDGMVVEWDLDKPKDGKLIARLPHSVYALAVDSLRNLLFIGHNFEGIHVIDLNESKEIWSLKMTDQAIFDIKVFGDEAYVGTGDGVLIVVDIASRNIKKHIKLSDKSIRVMSLAKDKRHLAIGMSDHTIKVLDLLDGFRPIANLTGHTNSVFALSYSPDETVLASAGRDAQLKFWATDTYTLQENIVAHMYAINYLYFKEDGNLLVTCSMDKSIKVWDTSKRQLLKVIDKARNAGHGTSINKVLWSTYQGNVISVSDDRTISIWKIEAN
- a CDS encoding 4'-phosphopantetheinyl transferase family protein; translated protein: MQTKIEKIDTSSALAIKIIETQDESGLDFLSFREKLAYANISHPEKKREWATARMAIRDALDVLHVPYPGFFKDEHGKSQAMNGHGYISLSHTMGFAGAIYHRDIPVGIDMDLIREKILKIGFRFLDKSELDFLEKDPLHYTMAWSAKESIFKCQGKRGVSFRENILLEPFDIKTGIIKGRVRGTDYTDHHYTVQVRVISDVVLTYTIW
- a CDS encoding redoxin domain-containing protein, with amino-acid sequence MKKISLVLLLLFSASYSLMAQGLQAINLTDAVTGKTINIQSEVKGKGLILVFHSLECPFAKMYESRLVALRSKYQSQGFNFILVTPEVSADEETKKILRNYIDNSNINTPYLIDENQVLTKFYKITKIPEVILLSPEGTITYRGAIDNNPQAESAVSAHYLDRAIDSILKGEEPSPAQARAVGCNVRTY
- a CDS encoding transglutaminase-like domain-containing protein; the encoded protein is MSELTPGELDALVSLLDDSDREVRMHVRDRITSLGNEIIPFLEKKWENSFNPDIQKEIEELVHDLQFSLLKERLIDWRDTDDRDLLTGLWIINTYQYPDLEYAKLNAEMHQIYFEVWTAFKNDLSPYEQVRAINNVLFQTLRFSANTKNFHSPANSMLSSVLDSKRGNPLTLCSIYLLVAKKLGLPIYGVNLPNLFVLTYKSADVTFYINAFNKGLIFSRTDIFNYLEQLKIEPREEYFEPCAHLQIMLRMFRNLENAFEKLGETDKVKEIKELIELLNAQ
- a CDS encoding acyl-CoA carboxylase subunit beta, with the protein product MQDLLQALQDKNEQVKLGGGRKRIEKEHEKGKLTARERIDYLRDKETEFLEIGAFVADGMYEEEGGCPSGGVVTGIGYVSGRMCMIVANDATVKAGAWFPMTAKKNLRAQEIAMENRLPVIYLVDSAGVFLPMQNEIFPDKEHFGRQFRNNAKMSAMGIVQVAAIMGSCVAGGAYLPIMSDEAMIVDKTGSIFLAGSYLVKSAIGESIDNETLGGATTHCEISGVTDNKYETDQDCLDAIRKIFDKLGHNTKAGFDRSESRKPGLEGGELIASFPTDRVKPYDMLQIVKGLVDAGDFDEYKSDYGKTLICGTARIDGWAVGIVANQRKIVKTAKGEMQMGGVIYSDSADKAARFIMNCNQRKIPLVFLQDVSGFMVGSKAEHGGIIKDGAKMVNAMANSVVPKFTFILGNSYGAGNYAMCGKAYDPRLIYSWPTAQMAVMSGAAAANTLLQIKVSGLKKQGKVISPEDEQKLLGEITSKYNEELSPYYAASRLWVDGVIDPRETRKVVSMGIEAANHAPITERFNVGVIQT
- the thiS gene encoding sulfur carrier protein ThiS; protein product: MEITYNDQIQEVKDETSVLDFVFSQIGEKQNGIAVAINDAIVPKSEWARTNLKANDNLLIIKATQGG
- the thiC gene encoding phosphomethylpyrimidine synthase ThiC, which produces MSRKDKSPEQGKISTGPISGSKKVYVPGKIHDIKVAMREISVSPTKLFSGGTMNNPPVTVYDPSGPYTDENAEIDIKKGLPRIREQWILDRNDVERLESSTSDYGQERLNDSSLDHLRFEHIAKPLRAKNGANVSQLHYAKKGIITPEMEYIAIRENQRIEDLKTQWNGQYDTMCAQHIGESFDANTPKNLITPEFVRDEIAAGRAIIPNNINHPESEPMIIGRNFLVKVNANIGNSAVTSSIEEEVEKAVWACRWGADTIMDLSTGDNIHETREWIIRNSPVPIGTVPIYQALEKVNGKAEDLTWEIFRDTLIEQAEQGVSYFTIHAGVLLRYVPLTAKRMTGIVSRGGSIMAKWCLSHHKENFLYTHFEDICEIMKAYDVAFSLGDGLRPGSIADANDAAQFAELETLGELTKIAWKHDVQVMVEGPGHVPMHMIKANMDKQLKECHEAPFYTLGPLTTDIAPGYDHITSAIGAAMIGWFGTAMLCYVTPKEHLGLPNREDVKTGVITYKLAAHAADLAKGHPGAQYRDNALSKARFEFRWEDQFNLSLDPDTAREFHDETLPAEGAKVAHFCSMCGPKFCSMKISQEIRNDAEAGMFEKSEEFKEKGREIYS